Proteins found in one Populus alba chromosome 14, ASM523922v2, whole genome shotgun sequence genomic segment:
- the LOC118036796 gene encoding WD repeat-containing protein ATCSA-1 isoform X1, whose translation MWREIKDREAGKTRPNSFKNRVSSSRISNLQLSNYKDVVSPHRGSINSLQVDLTEGRYLLSGASDASASVFDIQHATDFEGGGEGALIAKHKSLITIDKQHQNGHKFAISSAIWYPIDTGLFVTGSYDHYIKVWDTNSTQMVINFKMPGKVYRTAMSPLATSHMLIAAGTEDVQVRLCDIASGAFAHTLSGHRDGVMTVEWSTSSEWVLVTGGCDGAIRFWDIRRAGCFLVLDQSQSQLGRRPPVLARSAVSKVSTSKALSKGQNLLGKPRMPQKKSGGGNGIKHSPLGQVPAKGYLKQRLHPGMLSSQDRATAHYGAVTGLKITEDGMYLLSAGSDSRIRLWDVESGRNTLVNFETARLQTSKPIQLATAQDSNLVFVPCMTSVKAFDVWSGKTYVTFRGHYEYVNCCWFSSQDQELYTGGNDRQILVWSPARLISNEDASPAEDQDNWSD comes from the exons ATGTGGAGGGAAATCAAAGACAGAGAAGCGGGCAAAACCCGCCCCAATTCATTCAAGAACCGGGTCAGTTCCTCCAGGATCTCTAATCTTCAACTCTCCAATTACAAAGACGTTGTCTCCCCTCACAGAGGTTCCATCAACTCTCTTCAG GTTGATTTGACAGAGGGGAGATACTTATTATCCGGGGCATCAGATGCATCAGCTTCTGTTTTTGATATTCAACATGCCACGGATTTTGAAGGGGGAGGAGAAGGAGCTCTTATTGCCAAGCACAAGTCTTTAATTACTATTGACAAGCAACATCAAAATGGTCATAAATTTGCCATATCTTCTGCTATTTGGTATCCAATTGACACGGGCCTATTCGTTACTGGTTCTTATGATCATTATATTAAAGTTTGGGATACAAATTCCACCCAG ATGGTTATCAATTTCAAAATGCCTGGAAAGGTGTATAGAACTGCAATGTCTCCGTTGGCAACTTCTCATATGTTAATAGCCGCTGGAACTGAAGATGTTCAAGTTCGACTCTGTGATATTGCTTCGGGGGCATTTGCGCATACGCTATCTGGTCATCGTG ATGGTGTTATGACAGTGGAATGGTCTACTTCAAGTGAATGGGTTCTGGTTACTGGGGGATGTGATGGTGCCATACGGTTTTGGGATATCAGGCGTGCTGgatgttttcttgttttggatCAGTCCCAGTCTCAGCTTGGCAGACGGCCACCTGTGCTTGCACGATCTGCCGTGAGTAAG GTTTCAACTTCAAAGGCACTATCTAAAGGCCAAAATCTCCTTGGAAAACCAAGGATGCCTCAAAAGAAATCTGGTGGTGGGAATGGAATAAAGCATTCACCTCTTGGTCAAGTTCCAGCCAAGGGATATCTCAAGCAACGATTACATCCAGGGATGTTGTCAAGTCAGGATCGTGCCACTGCACATTATGGTGCTGTTACTGGTTTAAAAATAACTGAAGATGGCATGTATCTTCTAAGTGCAG GATCAGATTCAAGAATAAGGTTGTGGGATGTCGAATCAGGCCGCAATACCCTTGTGAACTTTGAAACTGCACGCTTACAAACTAGCAAGCCAATTCAGTTGGCCACAGCTCAGGATTCAAATCTCGTTTTTGTTCCATGCATGACCTCTGTGAAA GCATTTGATGTTTGGTCGGGTAAGACGTATGTGACATTTCGTGGCCATTACGAGTATGTGAACTGTTGCTGGTTTAGTTCTCAAGATCAG GAACTGTACACAGGTGGCAATGATAGACAAATTCTAGTTTGGTCCCCGGCCAGATTGATTTCCAACGAG GATGCTAGTCCAGCTGAGGATCAAGATAACTGGAGCGATTGA
- the LOC118036796 gene encoding WD repeat-containing protein ATCSA-1 isoform X2, giving the protein MWREIKDREAGKTRPNSFKNRVSSSRISNLQLSNYKDVVSPHRGSINSLQVDLTEGRYLLSGASDASASVFDIQHATDFEGGGEGALIAKHKSLITIDKQHQNGHKFAISSAIWYPIDTGLFVTGSYDHYIKVWDTNSTQMVINFKMPGKVYRTAMSPLATSHMLIAAGTEDVQVRLCDIASGAFAHTLSGHRVEWSTSSEWVLVTGGCDGAIRFWDIRRAGCFLVLDQSQSQLGRRPPVLARSAVSKVSTSKALSKGQNLLGKPRMPQKKSGGGNGIKHSPLGQVPAKGYLKQRLHPGMLSSQDRATAHYGAVTGLKITEDGMYLLSAGSDSRIRLWDVESGRNTLVNFETARLQTSKPIQLATAQDSNLVFVPCMTSVKAFDVWSGKTYVTFRGHYEYVNCCWFSSQDQELYTGGNDRQILVWSPARLISNEDASPAEDQDNWSD; this is encoded by the exons ATGTGGAGGGAAATCAAAGACAGAGAAGCGGGCAAAACCCGCCCCAATTCATTCAAGAACCGGGTCAGTTCCTCCAGGATCTCTAATCTTCAACTCTCCAATTACAAAGACGTTGTCTCCCCTCACAGAGGTTCCATCAACTCTCTTCAG GTTGATTTGACAGAGGGGAGATACTTATTATCCGGGGCATCAGATGCATCAGCTTCTGTTTTTGATATTCAACATGCCACGGATTTTGAAGGGGGAGGAGAAGGAGCTCTTATTGCCAAGCACAAGTCTTTAATTACTATTGACAAGCAACATCAAAATGGTCATAAATTTGCCATATCTTCTGCTATTTGGTATCCAATTGACACGGGCCTATTCGTTACTGGTTCTTATGATCATTATATTAAAGTTTGGGATACAAATTCCACCCAG ATGGTTATCAATTTCAAAATGCCTGGAAAGGTGTATAGAACTGCAATGTCTCCGTTGGCAACTTCTCATATGTTAATAGCCGCTGGAACTGAAGATGTTCAAGTTCGACTCTGTGATATTGCTTCGGGGGCATTTGCGCATACGCTATCTGGTCATCGTG TGGAATGGTCTACTTCAAGTGAATGGGTTCTGGTTACTGGGGGATGTGATGGTGCCATACGGTTTTGGGATATCAGGCGTGCTGgatgttttcttgttttggatCAGTCCCAGTCTCAGCTTGGCAGACGGCCACCTGTGCTTGCACGATCTGCCGTGAGTAAG GTTTCAACTTCAAAGGCACTATCTAAAGGCCAAAATCTCCTTGGAAAACCAAGGATGCCTCAAAAGAAATCTGGTGGTGGGAATGGAATAAAGCATTCACCTCTTGGTCAAGTTCCAGCCAAGGGATATCTCAAGCAACGATTACATCCAGGGATGTTGTCAAGTCAGGATCGTGCCACTGCACATTATGGTGCTGTTACTGGTTTAAAAATAACTGAAGATGGCATGTATCTTCTAAGTGCAG GATCAGATTCAAGAATAAGGTTGTGGGATGTCGAATCAGGCCGCAATACCCTTGTGAACTTTGAAACTGCACGCTTACAAACTAGCAAGCCAATTCAGTTGGCCACAGCTCAGGATTCAAATCTCGTTTTTGTTCCATGCATGACCTCTGTGAAA GCATTTGATGTTTGGTCGGGTAAGACGTATGTGACATTTCGTGGCCATTACGAGTATGTGAACTGTTGCTGGTTTAGTTCTCAAGATCAG GAACTGTACACAGGTGGCAATGATAGACAAATTCTAGTTTGGTCCCCGGCCAGATTGATTTCCAACGAG GATGCTAGTCCAGCTGAGGATCAAGATAACTGGAGCGATTGA
- the LOC118036807 gene encoding F-box/kelch-repeat protein At5g43190: MRDLIDSTETSEHTNLLMYLSLAYVLVQKAKTAGIRLLATSGKDLTPAMMPKSLQSPSRSPEMDPAVWSRLPEELLEHVLSFLPLKTFLNLRSTSKHFKSLLFSPSFMSKHTASGSPFSSFLLLSHPQFFQQFPLYDSIVGSWRNLALSLSLLLPGTGSNVSPSCTLLSSSNGLICFSLPSSCSLLVCNFVAKSSRIVEFPSHPFAFESFVFVSMSFGYKIFVLCSKSFSSNSVFVYDSKVHSWQKFDGFEPILGDNYRQEGVFFNGSLYFTTSEPFSIVCFDLESGRWGRLDNELPGDLTFVRLVSDGEKRLYLIGGVGRNGISRSMKLWELDGERNWIEVESLPEMMCKKFLSVSYHNYDRVYCFLHEGMICICCYTWPEILYYKVSRRTWHWLPRCPSLPEKWSCGFRWFSFVPELYAPV, translated from the coding sequence ATGAGGGATCTCATTGACAGTACAGAGACCTCGGAGCACACTAACCTGCTTATGTACCTGTCTTTAGCCTACGTTTTAGTTCAGAAGGCCAAAACAGCTGGGATTAGGTTGCTAGCTACCTCTGGTAAAGATCTGACACCAGCCATGATGCCAAAGAGTCTACAGTCTCCATCAAGATCACCAGAGATGGATCCAGCAGTCTGGAGCCGTCTACCGGAGGAGCTACTGGAGCATGTTCTATCTTTCTTACCTTTAAAAACGTTCTTGAATTTGAGATCAACTAGTAAGCATTTCAAGTCTCTTCTGTTTTCTCCCTCTTTCATGTCCAAACACACAGCTTCTGGctctcctttctcttcttttctcttgctTTCTCACCCTCAGTTTTTCCAGCAATTCCCTCTGTATGATTCTATTGTTGGCTCCTGGCGCAACTTAGCTTTATCACTCTCTCTTTTATTACCTGGTACTGGTTCTAATGTTTCACCATCTTGTACACTTCTTTCATCTTCTAACGGGCTCATTTGTTTCTCTCTTCCTAGTTCATGTTCTTTACTTGTGTGCAACTTCGTGGCTAAATCTTCAAGGATTGTGGAATTCCCAAGTCATccttttgcttttgagtcaTTTGTTTTCGTGTCCATGTCATTTGGGTACAAGATTTTTGTGCTATGTTCGAAGTCGTTCTCTTCAAATTCTGTTTTTGTTTATGATTCAAAAGTCCACTCTTGGCAAAAGTTCGATGGCTTTGAGCCAATTTTAGGTGACAATTATCGTCAAGAAGGCGTGTTCTTTAACGGGTCGTTGTATTTTACCACCTCAGAGCCATTTTCTATAGTGTGCTTTGATTTGGAGAGTGGAAGGTGGGGGCGATTAGACAATGAATTGCCAGGGGACCTTACATTTGTTAGGTTGGTTAGTGATGGTGAGAAGAGGCTCTATTTGATTGGTGGAGTTGGGAGAAACGGGATTTCAAGAAGCATGAAATTGTGGGAATTGGATGGTGAAAGGAATTGGATCGAAGTAGAAAGTTTGCCTGAAATGATGTGTAAGAAGTTTTTATCAGTTAGTTACCACAACTACGACCGTGTTTACTGCTTTTTGCATGAGGGGATGATCTGTATTTGCTGCTATACATGGCCAGAGATATTGTATTACAAGGTGTCAAGGAGGACTTGGCATTGGCTCCCTAGATGCCCTTCATTGCCTGAGAAGTGGAGCTGTGGCTTCAGGTGGTTTTCTTTTGTTCCAGAGCTGTATGCTCCAGTTTGA
- the LOC118036785 gene encoding mitochondrial outer membrane protein porin 2 translates to MSKGPGLFSDFGKKAKDVLNKDYSPDQKITIHSSSFSGVALTSNVANKGGLSSGDVGARYKYENAEFDVKLETESNIVTTLSVTDFLPSTKAIASIKLPDYNSGKFEVQYLHQHASFTGALGLNKSPAVDFSAAIGTPSIAFGAEATYITASGEFAKYNTGVSLTKPDSNASVILADKGDSIRFSSLCNLNQLNGGAVVGEISRRFSTNENTLTVGFSYVVDPQTLLKAKLNNHGNLGALVQHELMPKSFLTISGAFDTKALQNTPKFGLALSLKP, encoded by the exons ATGAGCAAGGGACCTGGACTGTTCTCTGATTTCGGCAAGAAAGCCAAAG ATGTGCTCAACAAGGACTACAGCCCCGACCAGAAGATAACAATCCATTCTTCTAGTTTCTCTGGGGTG GCTCTTACTTCAAATGTGGCCAATAAAGGAGGCCTGTCTTCTGGAGACGTGGGAGCACGTTACAAATACGAGAATGCTGAATTTGATGTTAAACTGGAAACAGAATCAAAT ATTGTAACAACTCTCAGTGTCACAGATTTTCTGCCATCCACAAAAGCTATTGCTTCAATTAAACTGCCTGATTACAACTCTGGCAAG TTTGAGGTGCAATATCTACATCAACATGCTAGTTTCACTGGAGCTTTGGGTCTGAACAAGTCCCCCGCTGTTGATTTTTCAGCAGCCATTGGTACTCCTAGCATTGCTTTTGGTGCAGAGGCAACCTATATAACAGCTTCTGGTGAATTTGCAAAGTACAACACCGGTGTGAGCTTGACAAAGCCAGATTCCAATGCTTCAGTGATTCT GGCTGACAAAGGAGACTCAATAAGGTTTTCCTCTTTATGTAACCTAAATCAGCTGAATGGAGGAGCTGTGGTGGGAGAGATTAGTCGTAGGTTCTCTACTAATGAGAACACATTAACTGTCGGATTTTCATATGTAGTTGATCCACAGACACTGCTGAAGGCAAAGCTCAACAACCATGGCAATCTGGGGGCTCTTGTACAACATGAGCTCATGCCCAAGTCCTTCCTGACAATTTCTGGTGCCTTTGACACCAAAGCCTTGCAGAATACTCCCAAGTTTGGGTTGGCACTGTCTCTTAAGCCTTGA